The Stenotrophomonas maltophilia sequence CACCCAGCCCAGCAGCACCAGGATCACCATCGCCACCGGCAGTTCGAAGCTGCCGCCGAAGGCGAAGAAGATCGCCAGCACGAAGTCCAGGTAGGCGTTCGCATCCGGGGTGATCGCGATCACGTCCGGGCTGAAGGTGGTGAGGAAGTGGAATACCGCCGGCAGCACCAGGAAGTAGGCGAAGGCACAGCCGGCGTAGAACAGCAGCACCGACGACACCAGCAGCGGCACCGCCAGGCGCTTCTCACGCGCATACAGGCCCGGCGCGACGAACGCCCACAGCTGGTACAGCAGCCACGGCACCGCCACGAACAACGCGACGAAGAAGGTCAGCTTCAGCGGCGCGAAGAAGGCACCTGCCGGATTGGTGGCGATCATCGTCTGCCCGTTGGGCAGCTGCGAGACCAGTGGTTCGGCCAGTGCGTTGTACAGCTTCTGGGTGAACGGCAGCAGCGCCAGCAGCACCACGCCCAGGCCCAACAGTGCGCGCACCAGACGGCCGCGCAGTTCCACCAGGTGTTCGACCAGCGAGCTCTCGCCGAAATCCTGTTCACTCATGGCTGGCGCTCCGTGCTCTGCGCCGGCGGCGCACCGGCTTCAGGGGGTGTCGCCGGGGTCGGCTCGGGAGCAACGCTCTCTTGCGTCGGTTCAACGGCATCGGGCGCGGCACTCATGTGCGGCGGTAGATCCGCTGGTGCCGGTGCACGGACTTCCTGCACCAGATCATCACCCTGCTGCTGCGCCTGCTGGGCTTCGCGACGGATCGCTTCGCCGCTGGCGCGCAGCTGGTTCTCGGTGTCCTGCATGCCCTGGCGCACGTCCTGCATCTGCCGCTTGATGTCCTCGGCCTGCAGTTCGCGCTCCAGTTCCTGTTTCACCGAATCCCACTGATTGCGGGCACGACGCACCCACAGGCCGGCGAAGCGGGCCGCCTTGGGCAGGCGCTCGGGACCGAGCACCACCAGGGCGACCACTGCAATCACCAGCAGTTCGCTGAAGCCGATATCGAACACCGCAACCGCTCCGGATCAGCGAGCGTTACGGTCGTGCTCGTCCTGCGCGGTGCGCGAGGCGTCCTGGCTGCGCGACTCATCGCCCAGCTGCGCGTTCGGCTTGTCCTCGTCGCGCATGCCCTTCTTGAATTCCTTGACCGCCGAACCGAGATCCTTGGCGCCGCTGGTCAGGCGCTTGGTGCCGAACACCAGCAGGACGATGGCCAGCACGACCAACCAATGCCAGATGCTGAAACTGCCCATAAAGACGCTCGTTACGTTAGTGATCAGGCTGTCGAGCATAGCGCACCGGGTGTTAGCCGGCGCGCGTGACGAAAGTCAGTTTCCGCCCAGCGTTTCCGTGCGGATTTCGCCGTTGTTGACCGGCTGGAAGCCCTGCTGCTGCGGCGGCGGGGTCTGCGGCACGTTCTGCAGCGGCGCGGTGGTGGCTTCGGCTGGGGCGGCCGGCGCTGCCTGAACAGGCGCCGGAGCAACCGCCGGGGCCGCTGCCGGACGCGGGGCGCTGCCGCCGTTACCGCTGCGGTTGTTGCGCGCGGCGTAGGTGGCCTCTTCCAGACGGTCGCGGAACGTGACCACATCCATCGACGGCGAACCGGCGGCGCGGCCTTCGAAGATCATGCGCGGCGTGGTGTTGCTGCCGTAGGCGTCCAGATTGGCGGCATCATCGATCTGCAGCACCGCACCATCCAGGGCAACGCCAGCAAACAGACCGCGGGCGCGCGACCAGGACCAGATCTCGGCCTTCAGCTGGCCGTCGGTGGCAGCGGCGGCATTGCGGCCGACTGGGCCGGCGGCGACACCGGCATCGGCGCCCAGCGTGAACTTGCCGTTGACCAGGTTGTCCAGGCTGCGGTCGTTGCGGAACACCAGCACCACATCGGAGGACTGCACGCCGGCCTGGAAGCCGATGCTGCCGCCAGTAAGCTTCACGAACACCGGATTGGACCAGGCGCCGTTGGGCATGCGTACCGACATCAGGCCATGGCCACGACGACCGCCAATGACCAGACCGGCCTTGATCGTGTCGGGAATGACGATGACCGCGCGGCCTTCGTCGAGCAATTTGTCCGGAATGCCCTGTTCAGGGATTTCCTGGATTTCAGCCAGCACGCGCACGGCATTGCGGGCACGCTGGTCTTCCTGCGGTCCGGCCATGGCCTGGCTGGACAGCAGGCTGGCGGCGATCAGCAGGGCTTGGATCGGGCGACGCATGGCAGGCTCCAGAAGTCAGTCCATAGGAAGATATAGCAAGTGACTGAAATTAGTAGTGTTGTCATGAATCCCCAATGAGCGTTCCCTGCTCACATTGATGCGCGCTATGCCTGCAATCCGAACCCTGCATCCCGGCGCGGCACCGGATCGGCGACAATACCGCTCATGCTCGACGCACCCGATACCGCCGTGCTGGCGGTCAACCTAGGCACGCCCGAGACGCCGACGGCCCCCGCCGTACGCCGTTACCTGGCTGAATTCCTGTCCGACCCCCGCGTGGTCTCGATCCCGGCATTGCTCTGGCAGCCGCTGCTGCGTGGACTGATCCTGCCGCTGCGCAGCAGCCGTTCAGCGGCCAAGTACGCCCAGGTCTGGCTGCCGGAGGGCTCTCCACTGATGGTGCATACGCGCCAGCTGGCGCAGGCCATGCAAGCGCTGTTGCCGACCCTGAAGGTTCGCCATGCAATGCGCTATGGCGAACCGGCGCTGGCCAGCGAGCTCGACCGCCTGGCGGCCGACGGTGCGCGCCGCATCGTGGTGCTGCCGCTGTACCCGCAGTACTCCACCACCACCACCGCCTCGGTCGAAGACCGCGTCGATGCCTGGCAGCGCCGCAATCCGGGCATGACCGTGAGCCTGGTGCGCGACTATTCGGTCGATCCGGGCTGGGTCGACGCCGTTGCCGGCTCGATCCGCCGCTACTGGGAACAGCACGGTCGCGGCCAGAAACTGATGTTCTCCTTCCACGGCATCCCGCAGCGCCTGGCCGATGCAGGCGATCCGTATCCGCAGCGCTGCGAGGCCAGTGCGCAGGCCATCGCCAAGGCTCTGGGCCTGGGCAGGGACGAGTGGCAGATGGGTTACCAGTCGCGTTTCGGCCGCGAGCGCTGGCTGCAGCCCTATGCCGAGCCCAGCCTGTGGGCGCTGGCCGAATCCGGCGTGAAGCAGATCGATGTGGTCTGCCCCGGCTTCGCCACCGATTGCCTGGAGACGCTGGAAGAGGTCGCGATGGGCTTCACCGAAACGCTGGCCGAGCGCGGCGCGACGATGCGCTACATCCCCTGCCTCAACGCCGAACCGGAGCACGCACGTGCGCTTGCGCGGCTGGCCGTGGCCTCGCTGGCATGAGTCTGCAACCGTTTGAACTGGAGGTCGGTGGCGCGCGCGTCGCCGGCCTGCGCAACCACGGCGACGGCCCGCGCGTACTGGCCCTGCACGGCTGGCTCGACAACGCGGCCAGCTTCGTGCCGCTGGCGCCGCATCTGTCGTCGTTGCAGCTGGTTGCCATCGACCTGCCCGGCCATGGCCACAGTGCGCATCTGCCGGCGGGTGCCAGCTACACGACCGCAGCCGCGATCTGCCACGTGCTCGATGTTGCTGATGCACTGGGCTGGGACCGCTTCAACCTGCTCGGCCATTCGATGGGCGCCGGCATCGCCAGCCTTACCGCCTCGGTCAGTGATCGCGTGGAGCGGCTGGTGGCGATCGAAGCGCTCGGCGGCCTGCGCGGTCCGGAGGAAGAAACCGCGCATCGCCTGCGCGAGCATGTAAATGCCACGCGTGGGCTGTCACGCAAGCAGCTGCGCGTGTTCCCCGACCTCTCCGCGCCGATCCGCGCGCGGATGATGACCAACCAGCTCAGCGAACGCTGTGCACGGCTGCTGGTCGAGCGCGGCGTGGAACCGGTCGAGGGTGGCTACCGCTGGTGCAGCGATCCGCGCCTGATGCTGCCCACCGCGATCCGCCTGAGCGAAGGGCAAATCGACAACCTGCTGCAGGCCATCGCCTGCCCGACGCAGGTGATCTATGCCACGCCGGCACAGTCCTACTATCCCGAGCCGATGCGCAGCGATCGCCTGCAGCACCTGCGCGATGGGCGATTGGCGGTGTTTCCCGGCAACCATCACCTGCACATGGAAGATCCGGAACAGATCGCAGAAGTGATCCTGAACTTCTTCAACAACGACAACGCCGGCTGAGTCGCGGCGTCCGCGCACTTCACTCTGCGCAGTTGCGGCCGATACATCAGTTGCGGGCCTCTGCGCCTGCAGCACGCAGGCCCGGTCGGGCCTGCGGCGTGTGTCTGGTTCTGCAAGGAAGTCCGCATGCCCGCTCCATTGCACCGTCACCCACAGGATGTGGTCACGGCGCCCCGTCTGCGCGACGTTGATTGCGTCGCATTCCCCGAATTCCCGGTCCATGCCCTGGCCACGCACTCCTGCGTGCGTCTCCGCGTGGCCGTTGTCGTCTGCTGATCCAGGAGTCGCCGATGTCCGTTGCATTCTTCCGCCCCCCCCGATACCGCTCGCCTGCCGCACCTGCAGCAGCTCGCCCGCCGCGCTGATCGCCGCCTGCTGATCTGCAGCACAGCACTGGGCCTGGCCGGCCTGGTGCTGGCCCTGCGTGGCCCGCAGGTCGTGGCCGCTGCGTTGGTCGCTGCGGCGGTGCCGCCCGCGTTGTGGCTGGCAGGTCCGCTGGCGGGCCGCGGTATCGCCAACGGCGGTCTGGCGATCCTGTTGTCGCTGCAGCTGGCCCTGCTGTGCGCGATCACCGGCCTGTCACCGGCATTGCCGGTTGCTCTGTTGCTGGGTGTGCTGCTGGGACACCGCGATCGCCTTCCGGTGTTGCTGGCCGGTGGGGTCGGCACGCTCGCACTGCTGGCCCCGTTGCTGAGCGGTGCCACAGTGTGGCCGACGCTGCTGCAGGCCGGCATGTTCGCGGGCCTGACCCTGTCCCTCGGCCAGGTCGCACTGCGGCTTCGCCAGCAGACGGAGACACTTGGCCATGGCCCGCGTCGCCTTGCCGCGCTGGCACGCGATATCGCCACCGGTGCCGATCTTGGTGCACATGCCGACACCAGCGCCTATGCACCGGGTTCACTGGCCCACGCCCTGGCCGACACTGCACGCCACGTGCAGGCCCAGCGTGGACGCGAGGCGGCGGCGCATGCCGAGAACGCACAGATCCGCCAGGCGCTGGATGCCTCGCGCACCGCGATGATGATCGCCGACAACGACCATGTGATCCGCTATGTAAACCGCTCGGTGGTGGCCCTGCTGCGCAACCAGCAGGCAACGTTGCGACAGGCTTTCCCCGATTTCGACGCCGAGCGCCTGGTCGGCAGCAGCATCCATCGCTTCCACGCCAATCCGGACCGCATCCGCGCCATCCTCAATGGCCTGCAGGTCACGCACAACGGCAAGGTACAGATCGGCCCGGTGCACTTCGCGCAGGTGGTCACGCCGGTGTTCGACGCCCAGGGCGTGCGCCTGGGCTTTGCCGTGGAGTGGCATGACCGGACCCACGAACTCACCCTGGAGAACGCCGTGGCCGGCATCGTCGCTGCGGCCGCCGCCGGTGATCTCGAGCAGCGCCTGCAGGCGACCGAAGGCGCCAGCTTCCTCGACGGCCTCACGGGAGGCATCAACCAGCTGCTCGATACGCTGGGCAGCACTGTCGATGAAGTGCGGCAGATGCTCTCGGCGCTGGCCAACGGCGATCTGGACCGGCGCATGCGCGGCGAGTATCACGGCGCCTTCGCGGCCATCCAGCGCGATGCAAACGCCACGGCAGGCCAGTTGGCGCGCATGGTGGGCCGCATCCAGCAGTGCGCTTCTTCGATCAGTACGGCGGCCAACGAAATTGCTGCTGGCAACGGTGCCCTGTCCGAGCGTAGCGAACGCCAGGCCGCGCACCTCCAGGAAACCGCGGCATCAATGGAGGAGCTGACCGCCACCGTGCGCCAGAACGCCGCCCATGCGCGTGAGGCCAGCGCGCTGGCGGCCTCCACGCAGAATGCCGCCAGTGATGGCAATACGGCCATGCAGCGGGTCGTCGACACCATGCAGGCCATCGAGGGCGCGTCGAAGCGGATCGGCGACATCACCGGCGTCATCGACGGCATCGCCTTCCAGACCAACATCCTTGCGCTCAACGCAGCAGTGGAAGCGGCACGCGCCGGCGAGCAGGGCCGTGGCTTCGCCGTGGTGGCCAGTGAAGTGCGAGTGCTGGCACAGCGTTCGGCGGCGGCAGCCCAGGAGATCAAGAAGCTGATCGACGAGGCCGGCCGGCAGGTGGGCGAAGGTGCCCAGTTGGTGGCGGATGCCGGCCAACGCATGCAGGGGATCGTCGGCGGGGTGGAGAACGTCAGCCATCTGATGCGCGAGATATCCGCGGCGTCGCAGGAACAGTCGATCGGTATCGAGCAGATCAACCAGACCGTGGTGCAGATGGACCAGGCCACGCAGCAGAATGCTGCGCTGGTGGAGGAAGCGACTGCCGCAGCACGCGAGCTGCAGTCGCAGGCGGGAACGCTGGACGATGCAGTTTCGGTGTTCCGTCGGCAGGAGTCGCAGGACGTGGCGCTGGTCGCCTGATCTCGGCCTTCAACACGATCCATGTGAAGACGGCGCCCGCAGGGCGCCGTCTTTTTTTGCGTGTTCTGCGTGATGGGTCACGCGATACAGCTGCCGACCTCTTGGTTACCGCTGTAGCGCCTCGCAGAGAGCATCCACGCATGGCGTGGATCTACCTGGTAGTGCCGGCCGCTGGCCGGCAAACGATCGCTGTGTGCGCCTGCTGTTGGTAGCGGCCAACCTTGGTTGGCGCCGCTGTTCCTCGCAGGGGGTATTCACGGATGGCGTGGATCTACCGGGCGATGTAACACCATCGGGTTGCCGGCCGACGGCCGGCACTACCCGCCGTTTCCTGCGCACAAAGAAAAACCCCGCTGCGTGAGCAGCGGGGTTTTGGGTGTAAACCCTGGCGATGACCTACTCTCGCATGGCTTGAGCCACACTACCATCGGCGCAGCTGCGTTTCACTTCCGAGTTCGGGATGGGATCGGGTGGTTCCACAGCGCTAATTTCACCAGGGAGCGAACTCGGAAGTGAAACGCAGCTGCGCCGATGGTAGTGTGGCTCAAGCCATGCGAGAGTAGGTCATCGCCAGGGTTTACACCCAAAACCCCGCTGCTCACGCAGCGGGGTTTTTCTTTGTGCGCAGTAAATGCGGGTAGTGCCGGCCGCTGGCCGGCAACCCGATGGCGTCACATCGCCCGGTAGATCCACGCCATGCGTGGATGGGGCGCTCGCCGTGTAAAGAGGTGCCAACCAAGGTTGCCACCCACCAATGGCGGAGCGCACAAAAAAAGCGGCGCCCCGTGGGGCGCCGCTCTGCTCTCAACGATGTTCAGTCGAGAATGGCCCGGCTTACTTCGCCGAAGCCTTGTCCTTCATCATCGCGTCGCGGGCCGCCTTGAACGGGTTGCCCTCATACCAGTTCGGCCAACGATCGCCACCGGCCAGTTCCTTGCCGACGCCGTACATCAGCTGCAGGTCTTCGACGGTACCGTCAAGCTTCCAGG is a genomic window containing:
- the tatA gene encoding Sec-independent protein translocase subunit TatA, whose translation is MGSFSIWHWLVVLAIVLLVFGTKRLTSGAKDLGSAVKEFKKGMRDEDKPNAQLGDESRSQDASRTAQDEHDRNAR
- a CDS encoding lipid-binding SYLF domain-containing protein — translated: MRRPIQALLIAASLLSSQAMAGPQEDQRARNAVRVLAEIQEIPEQGIPDKLLDEGRAVIVIPDTIKAGLVIGGRRGHGLMSVRMPNGAWSNPVFVKLTGGSIGFQAGVQSSDVVLVFRNDRSLDNLVNGKFTLGADAGVAAGPVGRNAAAATDGQLKAEIWSWSRARGLFAGVALDGAVLQIDDAANLDAYGSNTTPRMIFEGRAAGSPSMDVVTFRDRLEEATYAARNNRSGNGGSAPRPAAAPAVAPAPVQAAPAAPAEATTAPLQNVPQTPPPQQQGFQPVNNGEIRTETLGGN
- a CDS encoding alpha/beta fold hydrolase, which gives rise to MSLQPFELEVGGARVAGLRNHGDGPRVLALHGWLDNAASFVPLAPHLSSLQLVAIDLPGHGHSAHLPAGASYTTAAAICHVLDVADALGWDRFNLLGHSMGAGIASLTASVSDRVERLVAIEALGGLRGPEEETAHRLREHVNATRGLSRKQLRVFPDLSAPIRARMMTNQLSERCARLLVERGVEPVEGGYRWCSDPRLMLPTAIRLSEGQIDNLLQAIACPTQVIYATPAQSYYPEPMRSDRLQHLRDGRLAVFPGNHHLHMEDPEQIAEVILNFFNNDNAG
- the hemH gene encoding ferrochelatase is translated as MLDAPDTAVLAVNLGTPETPTAPAVRRYLAEFLSDPRVVSIPALLWQPLLRGLILPLRSSRSAAKYAQVWLPEGSPLMVHTRQLAQAMQALLPTLKVRHAMRYGEPALASELDRLAADGARRIVVLPLYPQYSTTTTASVEDRVDAWQRRNPGMTVSLVRDYSVDPGWVDAVAGSIRRYWEQHGRGQKLMFSFHGIPQRLADAGDPYPQRCEASAQAIAKALGLGRDEWQMGYQSRFGRERWLQPYAEPSLWALAESGVKQIDVVCPGFATDCLETLEEVAMGFTETLAERGATMRYIPCLNAEPEHARALARLAVASLA
- a CDS encoding methyl-accepting chemotaxis protein, coding for MHSSAPPDTARLPHLQQLARRADRRLLICSTALGLAGLVLALRGPQVVAAALVAAAVPPALWLAGPLAGRGIANGGLAILLSLQLALLCAITGLSPALPVALLLGVLLGHRDRLPVLLAGGVGTLALLAPLLSGATVWPTLLQAGMFAGLTLSLGQVALRLRQQTETLGHGPRRLAALARDIATGADLGAHADTSAYAPGSLAHALADTARHVQAQRGREAAAHAENAQIRQALDASRTAMMIADNDHVIRYVNRSVVALLRNQQATLRQAFPDFDAERLVGSSIHRFHANPDRIRAILNGLQVTHNGKVQIGPVHFAQVVTPVFDAQGVRLGFAVEWHDRTHELTLENAVAGIVAAAAAGDLEQRLQATEGASFLDGLTGGINQLLDTLGSTVDEVRQMLSALANGDLDRRMRGEYHGAFAAIQRDANATAGQLARMVGRIQQCASSISTAANEIAAGNGALSERSERQAAHLQETAASMEELTATVRQNAAHAREASALAASTQNAASDGNTAMQRVVDTMQAIEGASKRIGDITGVIDGIAFQTNILALNAAVEAARAGEQGRGFAVVASEVRVLAQRSAAAAQEIKKLIDEAGRQVGEGAQLVADAGQRMQGIVGGVENVSHLMREISAASQEQSIGIEQINQTVVQMDQATQQNAALVEEATAAARELQSQAGTLDDAVSVFRRQESQDVALVA
- the tatC gene encoding twin-arginine translocase subunit TatC — translated: MSEQDFGESSLVEHLVELRGRLVRALLGLGVVLLALLPFTQKLYNALAEPLVSQLPNGQTMIATNPAGAFFAPLKLTFFVALFVAVPWLLYQLWAFVAPGLYAREKRLAVPLLVSSVLLFYAGCAFAYFLVLPAVFHFLTTFSPDVIAITPDANAYLDFVLAIFFAFGGSFELPVAMVILVLLGWVTPQQFKEGRGYAIVGIFVVAAVLTPPDVVSQLMLAIPMCLLYELGIHAARWLVPSSVVKKPAA
- the tatB gene encoding Sec-independent protein translocase protein TatB, coding for MFDIGFSELLVIAVVALVVLGPERLPKAARFAGLWVRRARNQWDSVKQELERELQAEDIKRQMQDVRQGMQDTENQLRASGEAIRREAQQAQQQGDDLVQEVRAPAPADLPPHMSAAPDAVEPTQESVAPEPTPATPPEAGAPPAQSTERQP